The Solanum pennellii chromosome 4, SPENNV200 genomic interval ATTTAGAGCCTCCTCGTCAGTGCAACCTCTAAAGAAAGGAGGTTCATAATCAGCAGGCTGCACAACCAGCAATTCTGTTACAAAAGATTAATTTGACCAAAATATGACAAGCTGggtgatttttgaagaaaaatgatatttaaaagGTGAAGTGGAAACAAGTAAAGCTTGGAAAATTCTATGAAATGCATTTGATATGACTAAGCAGTGTTTTCAGTGCATGAGTAGCCCAAGAACCATTTATCGGCACAACTGCAGGAATCAATTTGGGGCTCAAACTCAAAAATTAACGTAAGCTACAAAATTACAGAAGTGAGATGACTTCTAAGGAGAAACCTTATTTTCTGAATGTCAAAAAGGGGTGCGTACAATTGCAGCTTCATAAAGGCAATGTGCTTACAGATGCCAATATATACTTTGCATGCTACAATATATGGAAGTTTAACATTCCCCCAGAACTCAAACATTGAGAGACAAGCTAAAAGAGGAAAAgggaaataaaaagaaaaacagaacAAGCAAAATTGAGAAAAGGGCATACCGTGATATCATCATGATAAAGAAGCTTCATCAGTATAGTTCGCTGAGAAAAAACCAAGAGAAACAAACCTTAGCAACCAGATGATAGGAGACAATTGTCAAAATTAATGAACAACGAAGCGATGCTTTTTAGGAACATTAGAAAGTTTTACCTCTTCTGGCATCTTGTCAAGAGTTCTCATCAACTGAATCAGTGTACGAACCATTTTACAAGCAGAACTCCTGAAATATACTTCCCTCTCAACTCAAAAGGTTCATGTAATCCAAAAAACAACCAGCATGAgacaaataaagtaaaaaatccTTAGACCAATAGTTACCTCATTTGATTGGGTGTTATTTCAGTGTTTGAGTTACACTTGAATGTTCCCCCTTTCTTCATCCCAATACGATTGACATTCATTGACACTTCTTCAGAGTCGGAACTTGAATAACTGAAAGAGACTACAAGTAGACAACTAAGTGTATAAGCTATTGTCACAAGCCAGACTACTGAAAGTATCAGCTCTTCTTTTAGCAATTTCTTTGTCTCAGGCGACACAGATATGGTCTAGATAGTAATCTAGTCAGTTTCAGATGTGATTAGCCAGTGTAATTATGATACTAAAATCTAATTGAAGTCATCACTGAACCAACTTATCTTGGCTCTTCTTACATGCATATTCCTCAATCATTGGTCCATCAACTGCTTCGCACACACAGAACAGAAGTGTTTTCAGATATTTCTTCTGTAATGCATCATAAACACCTACAAACACAGAAGAAAGTAGCATTAAGGGAAGTGGCGGTAAGAAATGACAAGGAAGAATATAACTGTAATGCTTAGTTTGCAAACTAGCAAAAAATCAACATACCTTTCTCCATCCAATCAATAAGTCTACGTGACTCTGCATCCATTGGCATTAGCTTCTTGATCTTCATCTCTGCTTGTGATATAAGTATccataaattaatttgaaatactGAAACAGAAGAtattacaaaaaacaaaaagattgTTGAGAAAGGTTACCTAAGGCTGGAACAGATTTATCACTGAAATATTTCTCAGGAAAGAGGCCTCTGATGTAACTAATGTTGAATATAGCAATGCGCAGAAGGTTCCTTGTCTGTTTTTGAAAACCATGGAGAAAAAAGTGAATCCAGATAATTAGCTTGTAACACTTAATAACTGCATAAACAAGTTTCTATTTCCTGACAAACAACTTCAGCGATAGTAAACTGGAAAATTTACAAAGTGACAGACAAAATATCTAGCTGTTCATTTGATTGTAACTAAACATCATGAGTTATTTCAGTAACTGGGATACGATAGCATTCAAAGAAGATAACGTCAGAAGCACCCAATTCATGGAGACTATGCAAATCGAGAAAACAGAAGAACTTAAACAACTTATACTTATTAGCTTCTTAGATCAGGTTCATTGATCTAGAATATCCTACACATCTcgttttttaaaatacataaaaacagATTCACTCAACTATATAGAGCAAAAATACAAATCAACTATCTAGAGAAACAAGCAACATGAGTCAATCGGAAGTCAACATCTACAACCAGAGATTATACATTTACATTTGCCTCATACATCAGTTGAACGAAATAAAACTCAACATAGAAGAGGTTACAAGAGCCAGAAAACTCTATAGAATGAACTCAAAATACACACACAAAACTACTTAAATCACAACTGAGTATAAAAGAATCATTGATTAGCCTCCAGATTCGACTCACATGCAGTCAATAACCATAAAAATCGAAGTATCTAAAACATCAGAAAGTGATAAGAGACAAAACTACACAACTCTCAAACAGTTCAACATAACGTGTTTCATACAAGCACTTTGCGCTATCAACGTTCACAAACTAAGTGCTATCAACGTTCACAAACTCGTCAAAAACGTAAAAAAACTGATCGACGCTAAATTGAACAGAGCAAAAAACACAGCTCTAGTAACGTAATCAAAAAGCAAATATGAGATCCATTATTTACCAGAAGGAGCGAATCCTGCTCAGTAATCTCCGATTCCTTCAGCTTCTGTGCCACAACCTGAGAAAAACAGAGAATGAACGTGAGAGTTAAGCAATAGGTGAAGTATAACAAGTTATTTGAACGAATTCAAAGAGCGAGTTGAGAAGGAAAAATCTGTTGCTCACCATTGTTGACAGAGAGAAACGAGATTCAAGCGATTTGGAGAAAGTTGAAGAGAACAATGCTTTTCAGAAAGCTTTTGCTCAGCAAATGAAGATGATGGCGGGAGTACAGTGAGAGTGAGTTTATATAGTCGGAGAAAAGTAACCACGGTTAAATGGGAATAAACTATGGTTAACTGAGCAATGCGGAATGCGTGATCCAGTGGCTTGTTGAGTAATTTTGGAGAAAGGCAGGGGTTTTTAGTCAGTAAGATGTGTTGCTAATGTTTTCTTTAAGCCTCCCTAATTTTACTTGAACCAATTTGTTTAAGTTGTAATTTTGTTTCATCAACTTTTTTCAAACTAtagttttaactttattttaattatttgatagtGAGCTAAGCTCATGGATCGCAAGAATTTGCAAATTTTGAATCAACCTTTGCAATCATTCATTATAAACAGACGCATATtcagaattttgagaaaatgagtGCACTATTAcgaaaaaatgaatttagtgtataaatttgattgattttatcatttgaactcgttaaatattaaaattataggTTCAAACttgttcttatatatgtgaGAAGGTATTACCTAATGAACCAAAGAGACAAAATAGATATAAGATTAGAAATTTATATCACTACCGAGAGAGAGGTGCACTCAATCATGATCGTATTGTACAATATTTTAATGTGGTTCACATATCTtgaattaagtattttaaaaaaattataatattattttacatgACTCAAGAGGAAAGTATAGATTGACCTAAATTTAGTGACTCCCTATAGATACGCTCTTGATTATAAAATATGAGCaataaatttgatataaaacaAGAGGATAAATATCATGATATTTagcaaatttcaaataaatttatgtatattttgttCGATATTAAGTAACATTTCAGATCATTAAGTGTTACGTGAATAATGTACgtaattttttctaattctaaatttatatttaatttagattatTTTTGGACGGAAGTGTAATACAGTGAAGGctatcataataaaataaattatcaaaatttaaattacagTATGAAGTTTTAGAATGTCAAACTAAACTTTAGACTAAACAAATAAAGTTTGAGACTGTCAagtcaacttcaaatttatatattaacatatataaaGTAGGCTTATTTAAGtaatatatgttaattttaaaataactaaacttataaaaatttatatatcacTTAAATAGCAATTTGCGGTCCACAATTGACTCAAGGCCCAAACATAGTCTTCAAGATAAGAGAATATATCCTTGAAGAAACTCTTTTCAATTTTTgtccaaacaaaaataaatttaaaagacgatgataataataataatattagcaTAATTAGTATAATTTCACGATTGATATCTGaaataaatagaatttatgaaaattttattactatttcgtaaaaatagagaaattattttcaaaaaacatcgactcaaatacaattatatcagatataaacaaataatatagcaattacaagaaaataatataaaatccaCCACAAGAGACTAGGAAGcgacaaaaataatatattaatatagtaATTGAAATACAACAAACAACCTATTAAGAtagattattgaaaaaaaagtttttacaaaagctatttttgaaaaactgaaaataaacATGTCCATAGGTTTATAATGACTTTACACGTTgaaaaccttttattttttttaaaaaaaaaaaaaagatttgaaaagGTTTTTCAAATGAACTTTTCAACACTTCTCTTTCTAAAAAAATGCATATAAAACTATAATAACTATCCATTTTGATGTTTAAGTactttatctttttatattttggtaggaaatattagtaaaaataatatttattatagttcATGTATTGCGTTACTCTTTTAAGAAAGACTAAATGATGCATTTGAGTAAATAttgacttatttaatttttttaaaaattaaaaaacattgtAAATTATCTctataatagtaaaaaattacACTCCAGCAAACTTCTCAATCACTtgactatttattttattattcaaaaatgaTCATTTAACTTTCAAGTTTATTGGTTAAAAGAtttgttatatattattatttaaataaatgtcATTTGTCTTGTTTATTAAATTCTTAAAGGTTTAGATTATATAAACTTTAACAAGTATATTGACCATGACCACAATTAGATGGATAAGTTTTGATTTGAAATGCACAATCTAACTTTGGTGACCAAAATATAATTTCCCAATATTATTCCCCAAAAATCATAGAGTTTTTTCCAAATTTATCCACTTATTTGTGAttgttaaattaatataatttattttaatcttttcaaAAAGTATATAGGACTAATGGAATAATAATCCAAATCTGTACTTTAGAAAAAATAAGGAGAGTTCGTAGGTTGAAACTTGAATGTATCAATAATCttttaaattcatcattaaattttatttgcatttttgaactataacaatatagaataaactatttatatatgagactttgataatttaatttttttaaaaaaataaataaataacgtgagttatgaaatacttattaagtaaaaaattgtcttccttattttcactttatttgcatttttgaactataacaatatagaataaaatatttatatatgagactttgataatttaatttttttaaaaaataaataaataacgtGAGCTATGAAATACttattaagtaaaaaattgTCTTCCTTATTTTCACTTTTGGTATTACATTTGTGTagatatgatgttattttttatatcgcATCCGCATCGACATGACGTGAATGTAGATCTACTATTCGTACTCGATGGTCAACCAACTTTGTATTTTGAGAGAAAATTGACGGagaaattcaagattttaataattaaaacaaaagctaaaatatgaagaaaatgaaattaccttatatatagaaattttatgtcactatattttcttttatcccTTTCCAGTTTCTCCTCTTGATcgatatttttctctttaaaaattttcacataatatatcataatttaaattttcttaactGAATTCTCGTACTCCTATCCGTACCGACTTGTATACATACCTTGCTCCATATCCCTGAATTTACAATTTTAAATCACAATTGATTCAACCTCTAGATCTACACATTCATCAGGAACCCAAACCCGCATCCACACTActtgaggaaaaaaaattactctcATACTTATTCCATTCCTATAAAGCATTTCCATATCACTAATCATCAAACCTTCTCAATTAAAAGGGAAGGTATCCTGCGAAGGGGTTGGGACGAACATTCTACCGCATAGTGAAGTGAATCTAAGACTATTAAAATAAAGATCATGTACAACAACAATTCTATATTTGATGCAAAATCTCTTTTAAGATATACTCCAATCTCCATGAGACTGACCTTTAGAGTCGTTTGGTTGGAAACTAGTTATCCCAATATTAACTATCATGTGATTAGTTATCTTGGCATAACTTATTCCACTCTGTATATGAGATAACTTATCTTATCACTATAATATAAATGGTGGAATGTTATCACAAACATGTCAAGTAAACAAGACGACAAACTTTTACCCCagactatatttttttatctcaaaactatatatttttaatctcACACCAAACAACCCCTTAAAGTATTAGCTTTTACAATATGGTTAGTGTGATTTAAAACTGACACCTCCAGAGAAATAGTAGCAGCAGATTCAAAAATTAACTCACAGAAAAACAAACAGAATGTGTGACAACTTGAACATGTTACATAAGTCTCTTTTGGTATAACTATCTTGTATCTCATACACTGACTAATTCGAATTCGCGCTATAAAAATAACATTCTacaataattcattcattccTCAAACTCGAAACTtcactagctaaaataacataagaaatGCAAGAGGACTGCATTCCGAAAATAAACAACCTACTTACGAGGGACAATATGTACTTACAGCCTCTACGATGAGCAAGCGAATAGTTGCAAATCAGATGAGCAAGGCATACACAGATACAAACATGGCTGCAACATATACTAGCAATTCAACAGAGTAAATAATTCACTTGAAACACTAAATTGAATCTCAAAGTGTGCAAAACTGCACACAaactatatattaaaaacttGTTCCAATGAACATAAACAGAGAAAGATTAACAAATCTTTCATTAAAACAGAATTAACATCCTCCTCATAGAGCAACTAATTAAACTTTCTCCCTATTTTACATCCCCATTTCAGTTTACCTGAACAAAATCTATGGTATCACATCAGATTTCCAACTACACTACTCGATAATCAGTCCACAAATGTATCGTCTTTTTCATCAGAAAATCGCGCTATCACCTTCCCATCTGCAGAGATTATAACCAAATCATGATTATTCAACATTAAATTAGCTTACAAAGTTCAGTGATGAATGTTTGTGTTTACCTTAACAACAATCTATTGATCATCAGGCACTTTGTACATATCAGCTGTTATTTCTGTCAACCATAAACCTGGAAATATCATCTGCAGAAGGGATCAATGGAACAGTAAAATGATCAAATTCTAAAATTAGCAAGGAAAATTTGATCTTTAATTGATTCTGATTAGCAATAATCAAGAGATTAGAAGAGGAAAAAATGGCTTACATCTAAATTCTTTTGAACCAATCTAGGTCGTTTCTTGGGACGACGAGGGGGTCGATGTCCGGCCATGGCCATGAAATCTTCATCGATTTCTCGTCGGGAAAGAGGAACGGAAAACTTGACCTTTTGTTTCTTCTCGCCGACTGAAGCAGCTCCGGCAGATGGAGCATTTGTTCTGTTAGTATCAATCTTTAGCCCACCTTTCGATCCACCGGCAACAGCACCGGCGCCGGCGACGAATCCATTAGGCTCCTTACAAGCAGCACGGCGAGTCCTTAAGTTCCATGGACGAGATAAGTCAGCAGCAGCGTCAGATACAGCTCCAGTCATAGTTGTCGCCGGTGCCGGCGACGGCGACGGAAACTTCTTGGGTTGTTCTTCCATACCTTCTTTGAAGATTGTTTCTTTCATCTTATCAGCTTCTGTTAAGAGATCAAACATCAGTTTCTCTCTCACAGCTCCGATTCCGTCACCATCATCCTCTTTTCCCGGCGACCTGAATTTCCGGGTAAACCGATCGTTTGATCCACGCCGGTTCACCATTTCAATCTCCATCTCCATCCTACGTCCGATCGACTCAGACCCATTTGACCTCCGATGAACAGAAGAGATTTCTCCATTAGATTCCACCTTCGCACACCTCAAATGCCTCTGGTTCCCCCACTTCAACCCATAAGGTAAGGTAAAATTGTGCAGAGGTTTCGATCTTTCTGGTTCCATAGTCATCAAACACTCAATCCAAATGTCTAAACAAACCCAAAATCCCAAAATTTCTCCCCTCGTTAAACAAACACAGACCAGAAAATGACTCAAATTTCCTTCCTTTTTTCACTTTAATTTCAAGATTTTGTGAAGAAAAACTTGAGAGAAGAAGAACTGAAAAGGGGGTTTCATAAAATTGTTAATCTTTCAAAGCTTTTTGCCATTTTTCTTCACATTTATGTTGGATTAGTTTACGTAtagagtgtatatatatatatatatgaggtaGCCAGAGAGAGAAGGGGCGGTTTTAACGTTTGGGTTCAGAACAGAGTAGGTGCTAAAGGGTGCACGGTGGATTGAGGGTTcctcaaaatatatttcatttttatcttaataataataataatatcttaTTTCTcaccaatttattttttataaaacttttttttttaatgaattgttGTGGAATTTTTGTGACTAGTAGggtagaaaataaatttttgaaataaaatttgtgtATCACGAGAttcatttttggaatttgattTTACGTGTTCAAACTCGTGATCTTTAACGgtcatatatttaaatttgaggaaatatattttctattaatatTTAAGGTATATGCACAAACGGTCACATGTTTGGATTTGATGGTAAAGAGCTAGATTGTTATACAGAGTTAGTTCTCTTTCTTGACGAAATTATAAGAGGGCATATATGTAATTTCAATTAAGTAGATGAGTAGATTAATTGATTTACCTTGTTACTAGACTCAATTTATAATGATTCGATTCATTCAGTAAATATACTGACCGAAAAATTTATGTAATACGCACTAGCAATCACatatttgaattctttttttGTAAGCAGtgaaaaattatcataatagCCGAATAATTATACCCAACGAAGCACTTTGGATATTTAAGTCATTTCATCCGCTCTAATGTTGGGTACATAATAAGAGTTAACAGGAAATGGAGGGAAGATGAAAATAGGAATCGGAAAAGATTCTCTTATGCTTTAGCAAAAGACATTTCTCCCTCATTgatggtggaaagaaaaaattgaagtgtTTAAATAGAGAAACACTTCTACTAGTTATtgaaagggttggaaagagggacatCCCCTCGCGCCGCCGCCACGAGGAgaatatatttcaattcaaaCCTCGAATATTAAAGctgaataattttcttaatggGATACTGTGCATTCAGTGAGCTCGATTCTGctttctttctatttcataCGACTGTTACAGATTCTGATATGTTTtctgttaattaatttttgggcgtgatttaaacttgaaatttattGTGTTTGGAAAATTTGTAATTAGTAGTATTGATTTAGAAGACATATTTCATAAGATCTAATTTTATAGCCTTGAACAAAACAGAATCACTAGTTACAAAAGTACAGAATCAAGCATCTGTAGTCATTGTCTACCTTTAACCATCGTAAACATTGTGCGCCTCATTTTATCGTACTTCCTATTCTGATTCAAATTCTCAATTTGTTCTTCATCTTGGTAACCGAATTGCATTCAAAAATAAGTGTATCGGAGATTCAACTTTATTTCCTCATATAAAAAGCAAATGTGATCATATGTTTGTATATAAAGTCTGATCATCCTCTTATTAATCAACAATTCTTTTATATTGCTAAGTCAGACAATAAATCTATGTCTATAACTAATTATCATAAAATAGTCGTCGCTCAGCTTTGTATTCTTACGCTTTAATCAACATTGTTACTGGACTCAATTCATAAATAACCCGAGATTGATCAAAAATCTATCAATAGGATTTAGGTTATATGTAGCTGCGCAGtaacaataacatatttaaaattgagTATAAAAACTTGATTGTTATACAATAATGACTCATGCTAATTAGTGATCTAAAATCAAATGTAAATAAGAGGCCtaacttttcattattttttttatttccaaaattcaaaattatttctttcttttttattaaaaaaaaatatttttttctaaaatattttttgatcttatggtcttaaacatatcatgtgcaaattaaattgaaaaactgatccaaaaaaataaatattttttaatg includes:
- the LOC107017840 gene encoding uncharacterized protein LOC107017840; its protein translation is MTMEPERSKPLHNFTLPYGLKWGNQRHLRCAKVESNGEISSVHRRSNGSESIGRRMEMEIEMVNRRGSNDRFTRKFRSPGKEDDGDGIGAVREKLMFDLLTEADKMKETIFKEGMEEQPKKFPSPSPAPATTMTGAVSDAAADLSRPWNLRTRRAACKEPNGFVAGAGAVAGGSKGGLKIDTNRTNAPSAGAASVGEKKQKVKFSVPLSRREIDEDFMAMAGHRPPRRPKKRPRLVQKNLDMIFPGLWLTEITADMYKVPDDQ